TTATTTTTATCGATTACAAGTCGACAAACGGGTTTTTAGCAAAAAAATGTTATTCATTAAATAGGAGTTGAATGAACCAGCTACAGAAAAATTTTGCCGAATCAAACACCGCCGTAGATTATGTACGGCGGTATTTGAAATATTTGTCCGAATTATTATCTCATTTAGATGCGAATAAAATTGCTGAAATCATTGATTTATTATATCAGGCTCGGAATGACGGCCGCACGGTTTATTTAATTGGCAATGGCGGTAGCGCTGCATGTTCATCACATTGGGCCAATGATTTGTGCAACGGAACCAAAGTTAAAGGCAAAAAATTTATCCGAGCTGTGAGTTTAACCGACAACGTAGCGACGCTAACCGCGCTGGGCAATGATATAGG
The bacterium DNA segment above includes these coding regions:
- a CDS encoding SIS domain-containing protein, producing the protein MNQLQKNFAESNTAVDYVRRYLKYLSELLSHLDANKIAEIIDLLYQARNDGRTVYLIGNGGSAACSSHWANDLCNGTKVKGKKFIRAVSLTDNVATLTALGNDIGYDNIFVAQLENLLQSGDIVIGISASGNSPNVVKAFEYANSVGAITVGLIGFDGGKMKEQSKVVLHIVTGKGEYGPVEDIQMILDHVMTTFLRQKIEKE